A genomic stretch from Pirellulaceae bacterium includes:
- a CDS encoding type II secretion system F family protein, translated as MSITILVIISAFVGVAALVGGLASLVNGATESIAEDRLGVLTGKVKKGNVEQDATVVSRPLDDMPNAVEEMVAKFLNLTLFLEQANINFTPSKFLLIVGALAGAGAFVVLVAGLSPLFAPLAALALASLPFVYAVFARKMRKKAFAKQLPEALELIARALRSGHSLGAGFQLVASEMQDPISTEFRRCYEEQNLGIPMNDALDSLANRVPNLDLRFFATAVILQRQTGGDLAEILDKIGYLIRERFKIWGQVQALTGEGRLSGIVLLALPPALFAVMLRLNYGYIMLLFEDPMGKQMLAFAIVMQLVGAIVIKKIVNIKV; from the coding sequence ATGTCAATCACGATTTTGGTTATCATCTCAGCATTTGTCGGAGTTGCCGCTCTGGTTGGCGGTCTCGCATCTTTAGTGAATGGTGCAACGGAAAGCATCGCCGAAGATCGACTCGGTGTTTTGACCGGCAAGGTGAAGAAGGGCAATGTCGAGCAGGACGCGACTGTGGTCTCCAGACCGCTCGACGATATGCCGAATGCGGTCGAGGAGATGGTCGCGAAGTTTCTGAACCTGACGCTGTTTTTGGAGCAAGCCAATATTAATTTCACGCCCAGCAAATTTCTGCTGATTGTGGGGGCGCTCGCAGGCGCTGGCGCGTTTGTTGTGCTCGTCGCTGGCTTGTCCCCGTTGTTCGCTCCGCTCGCAGCTCTCGCTCTGGCCAGTCTGCCGTTTGTGTACGCAGTTTTCGCACGGAAGATGCGTAAAAAAGCATTTGCGAAACAGTTACCCGAAGCGCTTGAACTGATTGCTCGCGCTTTGCGTTCCGGCCACAGTCTCGGAGCTGGATTCCAGTTGGTTGCATCAGAAATGCAAGATCCAATCTCAACCGAGTTCCGGCGTTGTTACGAGGAACAGAATCTTGGTATTCCCATGAATGATGCTTTGGATTCGCTGGCCAATCGTGTGCCAAATCTGGACTTGCGATTCTTTGCGACGGCTGTCATTTTGCAGCGACAGACAGGTGGTGACCTCGCTGAGATCCTCGATAAGATCGGCTATTTAATCCGTGAGCGTTTCAAGATTTGGGGGCAAGTGCAGGCGTTGACCGGAGAAGGGCGGCTGTCGGGAATCGTCTTGTTGGCCCTACCTCCCGCTCTCTTCGCGGTCATGTTGAGGCTCAATTACGGCTACATCATGTTGTTGTTTGAAGATCCGATGGGAAAACAAATGCTTGCCTTTGCCATCGTAATGCAGCTTGTCGGGGCAATCGTTATCAAGAAGATCGTCAATATTAAAGTTTAG
- a CDS encoding type II secretion system F family protein encodes MLFAIVDSTFTISAAIFVAFSTGAWWLMDLIASRNTRATERLSELHDPRRRTSEKNPENRSEKVVNVLKKASPALAKPLQPKTEGEQDKLKLRLAHAGFRNETAPGFFLSMKFVGLIGGFVLAGGSVLFTGVSQAVLMRVVACGGVLFYLPDGIVWLLSRRRKQAIFLSLPDALDLMVVCVEAGLGLDQAMRKVAEEMTKSHRVIAEEFAICNFQLQMGKTRREVLQDLGNRTGVDDLRALAAVLIQAEKFGASVGQALRVQSDSMRTRRRQLAEEKAAKTAVQLIFPLVLFIFPGIFVVLVGPAAITMVREMFPAMNGG; translated from the coding sequence ATGTTGTTTGCAATCGTTGACTCCACCTTCACGATCTCCGCTGCGATTTTTGTCGCGTTTTCTACTGGGGCGTGGTGGCTGATGGACCTAATCGCATCGCGAAACACACGAGCCACTGAACGTCTGAGTGAACTTCATGACCCACGGAGGCGAACGAGTGAAAAAAATCCCGAGAATCGATCTGAAAAAGTTGTGAACGTCCTGAAAAAAGCGTCTCCGGCATTGGCGAAACCGTTGCAGCCCAAAACCGAAGGTGAGCAAGATAAGCTGAAATTGAGACTCGCACATGCTGGGTTTCGTAATGAGACTGCCCCCGGCTTTTTCCTCTCCATGAAATTCGTCGGACTGATCGGCGGATTCGTTTTAGCTGGCGGGTCAGTGTTGTTCACCGGTGTTAGTCAAGCCGTGCTGATGCGGGTCGTCGCCTGTGGGGGAGTCCTGTTTTACCTGCCTGATGGGATCGTTTGGCTTCTGAGTCGGCGACGAAAGCAAGCCATTTTTCTTAGCCTGCCCGATGCGCTTGATTTGATGGTCGTTTGTGTCGAAGCTGGTTTGGGCTTGGATCAGGCCATGCGTAAGGTTGCTGAAGAAATGACCAAATCACATCGAGTCATTGCCGAAGAATTCGCCATCTGCAATTTCCAACTCCAAATGGGGAAGACCCGCCGTGAGGTGTTGCAAGATCTTGGGAACCGGACTGGAGTTGATGATCTGCGTGCGTTAGCTGCTGTGTTGATTCAAGCTGAAAAATTCGGTGCAAGCGTAGGGCAGGCGTTGCGTGTGCAAAGTGACTCGATGCGTACGAGGCGACGTCAACTGGCGGAAGAAAAAGCAGCAAAAACGGCTGTGCAGCTAATCTTTCCGTTGGTGCTCTTTATTTTTCCGGGGATCTTTGTCGTGTTGGTGGGACCCGCAGCCATCACGATGGTGCGAGAAATGTTCCCCGCGATGAATGGCGGGTAG
- a CDS encoding tetratricopeptide repeat protein, with product MALKQWKRTAVVLLGVSLVGCKSGTDKTPVRMDSFLNRQSSSAGAAAGSGDLQAMSPQSVAALKTAGNGGQTSFGKVTAVMKDALTIDPRVSQSADPTDLAHDPGELQPKLYLSAAALYEQAGDLESAAEKYEQLLVIDSTHREGLVGYGRLKHRQGDLDGAIEVYRLAATQYGDDPIVLNDLGLCLARSGRSQEAVESLQAAIQLKPESLLYRNNLAAVLVEADRSNEAVTALEQSYGPAVAHYNVAYLLKQQGKGQDAIVHFNEALRLNPSMQPARIMLDQMAPQIGTLPQHLQRPSAGDKLRTSSRSPARRPGSVPISEPRVDPGTDAAMTPSNDLTRLGSRISSPSEVMPSVAIEHLKPVQAVIVPAEAEKVPSFVTQATFAQPLSPKIRQPETVATKAVEHRIRIPLSRKTKSKESSLVPPSPSELKSQRLPEFLPVQDD from the coding sequence GTGGCTCTCAAACAATGGAAACGAACTGCAGTCGTCTTGTTGGGGGTTAGCCTCGTTGGTTGTAAATCTGGGACGGACAAAACGCCTGTTCGCATGGATTCGTTCTTGAACCGGCAGAGTTCGTCGGCTGGGGCTGCTGCCGGATCGGGCGATCTTCAAGCCATGTCGCCGCAAAGCGTTGCCGCTCTTAAGACGGCGGGAAACGGCGGGCAAACGTCATTTGGGAAAGTCACCGCGGTAATGAAAGATGCGTTGACCATTGATCCCAGGGTGAGCCAATCGGCCGATCCAACTGACTTGGCCCACGATCCGGGGGAATTGCAACCCAAATTGTACCTATCCGCAGCGGCTCTTTATGAGCAGGCGGGGGATTTGGAATCCGCGGCTGAAAAATACGAACAACTACTTGTGATTGATTCGACCCACCGTGAAGGGCTTGTTGGTTACGGGAGATTGAAGCATCGGCAAGGTGATTTAGACGGAGCGATTGAAGTTTATCGCTTGGCGGCAACACAGTATGGTGATGATCCGATTGTTTTGAATGATCTTGGCTTGTGCTTAGCGCGGTCAGGTCGTTCCCAGGAAGCTGTTGAGAGTCTACAAGCCGCTATTCAATTAAAACCCGAGAGCTTGTTGTATCGGAACAATTTGGCTGCCGTGCTCGTCGAAGCAGACCGTTCGAACGAGGCCGTGACCGCGCTAGAGCAGTCGTATGGGCCAGCGGTTGCCCACTACAATGTGGCTTATCTTTTGAAGCAACAGGGCAAAGGGCAAGATGCCATCGTCCATTTTAACGAAGCGTTGAGGCTCAATCCGTCAATGCAACCTGCTCGCATCATGCTCGACCAGATGGCGCCGCAAATCGGAACGCTGCCGCAACATCTCCAACGTCCGTCCGCAGGAGATAAACTACGAACCAGCAGTCGATCGCCAGCCCGCCGACCAGGATCGGTACCCATTTCAGAGCCCCGAGTTGATCCTGGGACGGATGCTGCGATGACTCCATCCAATGATTTGACTCGACTTGGATCACGGATTTCGTCTCCGTCGGAGGTCATGCCCAGCGTTGCGATCGAGCACCTGAAGCCGGTCCAAGCGGTAATCGTACCGGCCGAAGCGGAAAAAGTTCCGTCGTTCGTAACGCAGGCAACTTTTGCACAGCCGTTATCGCCAAAGATTCGTCAGCCTGAGACGGTGGCGACGAAAGCTGTTGAACATCGGATTCGGATTCCGCTTTCGCGGAAAACGAAATCAAAAGAATCCAGTTTGGTTCCGCCTTCACCGTCCGAGCTGAAATCGCAGCGGTTGCCCGAATTCTTGCCCGTACAGGATGATTGA